The genomic segment CGTCTCTTCGACGGGGAGGCTGGTTCCGCTTACGAGACGAGTTATCACCACGCTGACGGGATTCGGCTCGGCGCGGAGTTCGATCACTGGCGCAATCACGAGGTGCGTGGATGTGGGGGCGAGTCCTTCACTGAGATAGGGACGATATGCCCAGCCCAAATATCCATCCGTTTGGCGGACGAAGACCCACTTGCCTTGTTCTTCCAATACTTCGAGTTCTGTGCCGAAGGTCAACTCGCTGAGGAGTGGAACGCGAAACGTGGGCTTTTCATGCAAGCCTGTGAGATTCGTGGCGACATGGACGCGCTCGTTCGCGTCGGTGTGGAGAGCGTTGACGGAAGCCGTATCAAGTTTCAATTGAGGAAAGAGGCGGGGCAGTTCATCCAATTGAGATTTATGGAGGACGCGTCCGCTGAGGGTGAGAGAGTCGCTTGTCTGCGAAGCGATCTTCACATCGAAGACGGTGGTGCGTTTGTCGAGCGTTTTGGCGAAGTCATCGAGGATGGTTTGCATGGAACGATTCTCTTTTGAATGATATAGTTTGCGCGATCTGGCGTTAGAGAACGCCAAGTACACAACGATGGAACGATTCTACCATCTGTGTTAATATGCGCCCCTATTTGGGAGATTGAGCAATGAAACTTTCTTGGGAACCGATCACACTGAATCTGCGGACGACTTTCCGCGTGGCGCATGGGGCGAGCGACCAGCGTCATAATGTGTTGGTGTTTCTCGATGACGGGGTGGGCGAAGCGGCGGCGGTGCCGTATTATGGCGAGACGCAAGAGGGGATCATCGAGTATTTGAAATCTGTGCCAGACTTGGGCGACGATCTTTTTGACATGGACAATGTTTTGGCGCGGCGACCTGCTGGCTCGCGCGCGGCGCGGTCTGCGATTGACGAGGCGTTGCACGATCTGTGGGGAAAAAAGTTGGGACAGCCGTTGTATAAATTGTTCGGGTTGAACCCGAAGAAGATTCCTTTGACTTCGTTCACGATTGGAATGGATGAGCCGCATGTGATGGCGGAACAGGCGAAAGCATCGGGTCATCCGATCCTGAAGATCAAGTTGGGAGGGGAGGAGGATGAGGCGCGAGTCAAAGCCATTCGCGGCGCGACCAACTCCAAATTGCGAGTCGACGCGAACGCGGGGTGGAGTCGTGAACAGGCGCTGAGACTCATCCCGCGTTTGGCGGAATACGATCTGGAGTTCATCGAACAGCCGCTGGCTGTGGATGATGTGGATGGATATTTTTGGTTGAAGGATGAGTTACGCGCTCAGCGAATTGACATTCCCATCTTTGCGGATGAGACGGCGAAGAATTCGCGCGATGTCGCCAAGTTGGCGGGCGCGATTGACGGCGTGGTGGTGAAGACAATGAAGAGCGAGGGAATCCGCGAGGCGTTGCGGATGATCCACGCGGCGCGGGCGCACGATATGCGGATCATGTTGAGTTGCATGGTCGAGTCGTCGGTGGGAGTCACTGCCGCGGCGCATCTCGCTCCGCTGTGCGATTATGCCGACCTGGATGGTCCGCTGTTGATCAAGAACGATCCCTATCGCGGGGTGACGTATGATGGGGCGAAGATGTTTTTGCCCGATGGCGCGGGGATCGGGGTGGAGAGAATTTAATTTATTGCTTCATTTTGCGCAAGACAAAGACCCCGAAGGGGTCATATGATTATAGAATCGATTTATCACGAGGGGGACAACCCCGAAGGGGTGTCAGAGATGGTAAAGATATGTCATCCCTTCGGGATTTGAAATCGATCATCACAATTTTCTATAACCCTACCATCCCTTCGGGATTGACAGGAGTGTAGGTTTAGTTGTTCAAACCGCTCTTTTTTCGACCACAACAGTCGCTTCACCCAATAGCGCGGCAATTGCGCCGATGGCGGCGAGTTGCGGCGCTATCAACGCGCCGACGACGCCAAACGTGAGGGGAATCTCAAAGATAACTTTACCTTCCTTGTCCTTGATGATCACGCGGCGGATGTTGCCCTCGTTGATGAGGTTCTTGATCTTGCGAAGCAGTTCTTCGCCGTCCACGCGGAATTCTTCGGTGCGAAATTTTTCTTCGGACATGTTGACTCCTCTACTTGTTGCGTCAGCAGTTGCACTGCTGACGCTTTATCCGTCACCAAAGTTCATCCGCAGTTGTGCTGTGGATGAACCTTCGGCAGTACAACTGCCGAAAGAACGGGATGAAACTGACGCCTTACCCTGTCACCAAAATATCTATCGGGGGATATGTTTCCTCGCCAAGAATATACGCGCGAGCGCTGGAATAAAGCCATTGTTCTGGCGACTGAACTAAACCTGCTCGTACAGGGTTCATGTGGATGTAATCCATTTTCTGGCGGGCAAACTTTTCGGTGAAAATTGCTTCTGGGTGAGACCCCTCCTGCCAAACCTGATACTTCGACACATCTTGCGCGCGGTTTTTGATTCGAGCATTCTCAAAAACGTTCAAAAAATCTGTTGCACTTTGTCTTTCCGCTTCTTGTGATATTTTTCTGGATGTATGGCGTTTAAAGTCTCTCGTAACATCGGAAAGATTAATCCCGATTTTGGGCCATAGTATTGCGTGAAGGTGCGATGACATGATTACAAAAGCATTGAGTTGGGTTTTCTTTTCTGTCCGCAAATAATTCAGCGAATCTAAAATAATTTGGCGGTAGGATTCTTTGTCGAATAGATACAGCCAATCAACCAGCGTCCATGTGACGAAATAGGCATAATGGGTATCAGAGAATACGCGATACGCTCTCGACATGTTTACTCCTCCATGCGGCAGTGCAACTGCCGCA from the Candidatus Defluviilinea gracilis genome contains:
- a CDS encoding C40 family peptidase, with amino-acid sequence MQTILDDFAKTLDKRTTVFDVKIASQTSDSLTLSGRVLHKSQLDELPRLFPQLKLDTASVNALHTDANERVHVATNLTGLHEKPTFRVPLLSELTFGTELEVLEEQGKWVFVRQTDGYLGWAYRPYLSEGLAPTSTHLVIAPVIELRAEPNPVSVVITRLVSGTSLPVEETQDGWSKVRANRVGWVESRHLRALTDIPQDVEEKRTMLESDSQRMIGVPYLWGGSSGNGIDCSGFAQLLHRWVGIEIPRDADMQCDAAKPVEPPFEIGDLIFFSEDDDKRITHVGMSLGGWKMIHSSRSRNGVYVDDIEEVKFLKDIFVSAGSYLR
- a CDS encoding dipeptide epimerase, coding for MKLSWEPITLNLRTTFRVAHGASDQRHNVLVFLDDGVGEAAAVPYYGETQEGIIEYLKSVPDLGDDLFDMDNVLARRPAGSRAARSAIDEALHDLWGKKLGQPLYKLFGLNPKKIPLTSFTIGMDEPHVMAEQAKASGHPILKIKLGGEEDEARVKAIRGATNSKLRVDANAGWSREQALRLIPRLAEYDLEFIEQPLAVDDVDGYFWLKDELRAQRIDIPIFADETAKNSRDVAKLAGAIDGVVVKTMKSEGIREALRMIHAARAHDMRIMLSCMVESSVGVTAAAHLAPLCDYADLDGPLLIKNDPYRGVTYDGAKMFLPDGAGIGVERI
- a CDS encoding DUF4342 domain-containing protein, which encodes MSEEKFRTEEFRVDGEELLRKIKNLINEGNIRRVIIKDKEGKVIFEIPLTFGVVGALIAPQLAAIGAIAALLGEATVVVEKRAV
- a CDS encoding transposase; the encoded protein is MQLHPAVQLLDDQLIKSRGSCTDHAAVALPHGGVNMSRAYRVFSDTHYAYFVTWTLVDWLYLFDKESYRQIILDSLNYLRTEKKTQLNAFVIMSSHLHAILWPKIGINLSDVTRDFKRHTSRKISQEAERQSATDFLNVFENARIKNRAQDVSKYQVWQEGSHPEAIFTEKFARQKMDYIHMNPVRAGLVQSPEQWLYSSARAYILGEETYPPIDILVTG